Sequence from the Meleagris gallopavo isolate NT-WF06-2002-E0010 breed Aviagen turkey brand Nicholas breeding stock chromosome Z, Turkey_5.1, whole genome shotgun sequence genome:
GCTAACCTCCACCACTATTTCAGAAATGATGCCCTTTATTCCCTTTCTTTCAGTGTGCAAGGTGTTACTAACCAGCCTGTCCAGGAGGCGAGTCACTCTGCTTAGCATCATAGTTGAGGAGCTGCTCCCTCTCCACCTCCTCGTCAGCAATCTGTTGTGCAGCTGGCTGTGGTGCCTCTTGCTCAGCTatgttttttccatcttcagCTGGATTCAGTTCTTTCTCTGACTCAGGGGGCATCTCCTTATGGCCTGTGCCAGCCATAGCCAAACCCTGTGGGCGTTTCTNNNNNNNNNNNNNNNNNNNNNNNNNNNNNNNNNNNNNNNNNNNNNNNNNNNNNNNNNNNNNNNNNNNNNNNNNNNNNNNNNNNNNNNNNNNNNNNNNNNNGGCCTCGTGAGAGCCGGCGAGGTACTGACCCGAGTGGGTCGGGGGGGCCCATCCTGAACGCTTCTCGGAAGCCTTGCTGTCGCCGCCGCTGTTAGTCGCCGGCACCCGGGAGGTCTGCTGTTACGGAGGCCTTTGTCGGAAGCTTCTGCTTCCGTCGGGCGGCGCCCGTCGGGGCTCCCTGACGGCTGTGCCGACATCCTTCCCACAGCAGGGGAGGACTGGGTACCGCGTGGGGGAAGCAGCGTGCGCGCAGTGCTCCTCGGGGTGCCTTGCGGGTGGGAGCGCGGCACCAGCTCGGAGC
This genomic interval carries:
- the LOC104915111 gene encoding Golgi membrane protein 1 produces the protein MAGTGHKEMPPESEKELNPAEDGKNIAEQEAPQPAAQQIADEEVEREQLLNYDAKQSDSPPGQADQQAREALNEDKDVDYNLDENEAESETDKQAALAGIETGQNSQEKI